Proteins encoded in a region of the Vicia villosa cultivar HV-30 ecotype Madison, WI linkage group LG5, Vvil1.0, whole genome shotgun sequence genome:
- the LOC131602492 gene encoding nuclear transport factor 2-like isoform X1 yields the protein MAVSEVASTPTTQMVGNAFVEQYYSILHRDPDQVHRFYHDSSVLSRPEEDGTMASVTTTAEIDKKIQSLDYTSFRVEVLSADAQPSFNNGVMVVVTGCLTGTDNVKRKFAQSFFLAPQDKGFYVLNDVFRYVDEYKSIDIESVPANDVDESAPSEAFTPEPEPVHVPEEIPPSQPVIADTETIISKEVTLPVENGKLPVVETVIPVNHVKEPIHQELPPVTEKVASSAQEDTPKKSFASIVNALKDNSAPFHLRASPAKPAVQPPRVHSTVPAPEVQAPPNTDIPLERNNENSGKAHAIFVANLPMNATVEQLDRVFKKFGSIKRDGIQVRSNKQQGSCFGFVEFESAASLQSALEASPPVMLDNRRLSIEERRGRSGYRNDRNDGFRGRGNFGGGRGGGGSFNGRNDFEKRGDFSGRPRGGNNNGRINGDAVPRSYQNGGGKAPRQQAPVKVQ from the exons ATGGCAGTTTCTGAAGTAGCCTCAACCCCGACCACTCAGATGGTTGGTAATGCTTTCGTGGAGCAGTATTACTCTATTCTGCACCGCGACCCGGATCAGGTTCACAGGTTTTACCATGATTCGAGTGTCTTGAGTCGACCTGAGGAAGATGGTACCATGGCATCTGTCACTACCACTGCG GAAATTGATAAAAAGATACAATCTCTCGATTACACAAGCTTTAGGGTAGAGGTTTTGAGTGCTGATGCTCAACCCTCATTTAATAATGGGGTAATGGTTGTAGTGACCGGCTGCTTGACTGGAACTGACAATGTTAAGCGCAAGTTTGCTCAATCGTTTTTCCTAGCTCCACAGGACAAGGGCTTCtatgttttgaatgatgttttTAGATATGTTGATGAGTATAAGTCAATTGATATTGAGTCTGTACCAGCAAATGATGTTGATGAAAGTGCTCCTTCAGAAGCTTTTACTCCAGAGCCTG AGCCTGTCCATGTTCCTGAAGAAATTCCACCCAGTCAACCTGTTATTGCTGATACTGAGACTATCATCAGCAAAGAAGTGACCCTTCCAGTGGAGAATGGAAAATTACCAGTTGTTGAAACTGTGATTCCTGTTAATCATGTTAAAGAGCCAATCCATCAAGAATTACCCCCAGTCACTGAAAAAGTTGCTTCCAGTGCACAAGAGGATACTCCTAAAAAGTCTTTTGCATCCATT GTGAATGCCTTGAAAGATAATTCTGCTCCTTTCCATTTGAGGGCTTCCCCTGCAAAACCCGCTGTGCAACCACCCCGTGTACACAGCACCGTGCCTGCTCCTGAAGTACAAGCCCCGCCTAACACCGACATTCCACTGGAAAGGAATAATGAGAATTCAG GTAAGGCTCATGCAATATTTGTTGCGAATTTGCCTATGAATGCAACAGTAGAGCAATTGGATCGGGTTTTCAAGAAATTTGGTTCCATTAAACGTGATGGTATTCAAGTTAGAAGTAACAAG CAACAGGGATCCTGTTTTGGTTTTGTGGAATTTGAATCTGCTGCTTCATTGCAAAGTGCCCTAGAG GCTTCTCCTCCTGTTATGTTGGACAACCGCAGACTTTCCATTGAAGAAAGGCGAG GGCGGAGTGGATACCGCAACGACCGAAATGACGGCTTTAGGGGCCGTGGCAACTTTGGTGGCGGCCGTGGTGGTGGAGGCAGCTTTAACGGAAGGAATGATTTTGAGAAGAGAGGCGATTTCTCTGGCCGGCCTCGAGGAGGCAATAATAATGGGCGAATCAACGGAGATGCTGTGCCAAGGAGTTATCAGAATGGTGGTGGAAAAGCCCCTCGTCAACAAGCACCGGTGAAAGTTCAATAA
- the LOC131607345 gene encoding rRNA-processing protein fcf2-like — protein MPEKKPVIGLSWQPQLPFPSLSKATSDPSHAQLQAKAPSSTIWKPNSELVNGLLVPPNDPRKLNKLLRQQVKDTAGKQWFDMPAQTMTPELQRDLKLLKMRDAIDPKRHYKKGGSKSKTLPKYFQVGTIVGSPLDYFSGRLTKKERKETLADEFLADQNLSAFRKRKVREIEEQRQPAGKEMWKIRGQSSRKRAKERRKF, from the exons ATGCCGGAGAAAAAGCCAGTGATTGGCCTCTCGTGGCAACCACAGTTGCCTTTTCCATCTCTGTCAAAGGCTACAAGTGATCCATCTCATGCCCAACTTCAAGCCAAGGCACCAAGTAGCACTATCTGGAAGCCGAATTCAGAATTGGTTAATGGGCTATTGGTTCCTCCCAATGATCCCAGAAAATTAAATAAGTTATTGAGACAGCAAGTTAAGGATACTGCTGGAAAACAATG GTTTGACATGCCTGCTCAAACCATGACCCCTGAGCTGCAGAGAGATCTGAAGTTACTAAAG ATGAGGGATGCCATTGATCCAAAACGACACTACAAGAAGGGTGGTTCAAAATCAAAGACTCTTCCAAAGTACTTTCAG GTCGGAACAATTGTAGGTTCCCCGCTGGACTACTTCTCAGGCAGATTAACAAAGAAAGAGAGGAAAGAAACGCTTGCAGATGAGTTTCTTGCTGATCAAAACCTTTCAGCTTTCAG GAAGCGTAAGGTTCGAGAAATCGAAGAGCAGAGGCAGCCAGCTGGGAAAGAAATGTGGAAGATCAGGGGCCAAAGTTCTCGGAAACGTGCAAAAGAAAGGAGGAAATTCTGA
- the LOC131602492 gene encoding nuclear transport factor 2-like isoform X2, producing MAVSEVASTPTTQMVGNAFVEQYYSILHRDPDQVHRFYHDSSVLSRPEEDGTMASVTTTAEIDKKIQSLDYTSFRVEVLSADAQPSFNNGVMVVVTGCLTGTDNVKRKFAQSFFLAPQDKGFYVLNDVFRYVDEYKSIDIESVPANDVDESAPSEAFTPEPEPVHVPEEIPPSQPVIADTETIISKEVTLPVENGKLPVVETVIPVNHVKEPIHQELPPVTEKVASSAQEDTPKKSFASIVNALKDNSAPFHLRASPAKPAVQPPRVHSTVPAPEVQAPPNTDIPLERNNENSGKAHAIFVANLPMNATVEQLDRVFKKFGSIKRDGIQVRSNKGSCFGFVEFESAASLQSALEASPPVMLDNRRLSIEERRGRSGYRNDRNDGFRGRGNFGGGRGGGGSFNGRNDFEKRGDFSGRPRGGNNNGRINGDAVPRSYQNGGGKAPRQQAPVKVQ from the exons ATGGCAGTTTCTGAAGTAGCCTCAACCCCGACCACTCAGATGGTTGGTAATGCTTTCGTGGAGCAGTATTACTCTATTCTGCACCGCGACCCGGATCAGGTTCACAGGTTTTACCATGATTCGAGTGTCTTGAGTCGACCTGAGGAAGATGGTACCATGGCATCTGTCACTACCACTGCG GAAATTGATAAAAAGATACAATCTCTCGATTACACAAGCTTTAGGGTAGAGGTTTTGAGTGCTGATGCTCAACCCTCATTTAATAATGGGGTAATGGTTGTAGTGACCGGCTGCTTGACTGGAACTGACAATGTTAAGCGCAAGTTTGCTCAATCGTTTTTCCTAGCTCCACAGGACAAGGGCTTCtatgttttgaatgatgttttTAGATATGTTGATGAGTATAAGTCAATTGATATTGAGTCTGTACCAGCAAATGATGTTGATGAAAGTGCTCCTTCAGAAGCTTTTACTCCAGAGCCTG AGCCTGTCCATGTTCCTGAAGAAATTCCACCCAGTCAACCTGTTATTGCTGATACTGAGACTATCATCAGCAAAGAAGTGACCCTTCCAGTGGAGAATGGAAAATTACCAGTTGTTGAAACTGTGATTCCTGTTAATCATGTTAAAGAGCCAATCCATCAAGAATTACCCCCAGTCACTGAAAAAGTTGCTTCCAGTGCACAAGAGGATACTCCTAAAAAGTCTTTTGCATCCATT GTGAATGCCTTGAAAGATAATTCTGCTCCTTTCCATTTGAGGGCTTCCCCTGCAAAACCCGCTGTGCAACCACCCCGTGTACACAGCACCGTGCCTGCTCCTGAAGTACAAGCCCCGCCTAACACCGACATTCCACTGGAAAGGAATAATGAGAATTCAG GTAAGGCTCATGCAATATTTGTTGCGAATTTGCCTATGAATGCAACAGTAGAGCAATTGGATCGGGTTTTCAAGAAATTTGGTTCCATTAAACGTGATGGTATTCAAGTTAGAAGTAACAAG GGATCCTGTTTTGGTTTTGTGGAATTTGAATCTGCTGCTTCATTGCAAAGTGCCCTAGAG GCTTCTCCTCCTGTTATGTTGGACAACCGCAGACTTTCCATTGAAGAAAGGCGAG GGCGGAGTGGATACCGCAACGACCGAAATGACGGCTTTAGGGGCCGTGGCAACTTTGGTGGCGGCCGTGGTGGTGGAGGCAGCTTTAACGGAAGGAATGATTTTGAGAAGAGAGGCGATTTCTCTGGCCGGCCTCGAGGAGGCAATAATAATGGGCGAATCAACGGAGATGCTGTGCCAAGGAGTTATCAGAATGGTGGTGGAAAAGCCCCTCGTCAACAAGCACCGGTGAAAGTTCAATAA